The candidate division WOR-3 bacterium genome window below encodes:
- the folE gene encoding GTP cyclohydrolase I FolE has product MDKKKIEQAVRIILKAIGEDINRDGLRDTPRRVAEMYEEIFAGVGQDPKKELKTYRARNENEMILVKDIPFYSICEHHLLPFFGKAHIVYIPKENKITGFSSLVRVIDVMSKRPLLQERLTHEIADFLMANLKPMGVLVVIEAEHLCLSMIGVKKPGTLTVTSAIRGVMQSPATRAEAFSLIKGK; this is encoded by the coding sequence ATGGACAAAAAAAAGATTGAGCAGGCAGTAAGGATAATTCTTAAAGCAATCGGTGAAGATATAAACCGTGATGGTTTGAGAGATACACCTCGGCGGGTGGCGGAGATGTACGAAGAGATTTTTGCAGGTGTGGGGCAGGATCCGAAAAAGGAACTTAAGACCTATCGGGCAAGAAATGAAAATGAGATGATACTGGTAAAAGATATTCCATTTTACTCAATTTGTGAGCATCATTTATTGCCATTTTTTGGAAAGGCACATATTGTCTATATTCCAAAAGAGAACAAGATTACCGGATTTTCTAGCCTGGTGCGGGTGATTGATGTGATGTCTAAGAGGCCATTGTTACAAGAAAGATTGACCCATGAGATTGCGGATTTTCTGATGGCAAATTTAAAACCGATGGGTGTGCTGGTGGTGATTGAGGCAGAGCATTTGTGTCTTTCAATGATCGGAGTTAAGAAACCAGGTACTTTGACAGTGACCTCAGCAATCCGCGGTGTGATGCAATCCCCCGCAACCCGGGCAGAGGCATTTTCATTGATAAAAGGTAAATAA
- the ftsH gene encoding ATP-dependent zinc metalloprotease FtsH, translating to MANNKKQKSKAWQTVLIWTLLFLLVWFGMQYFSNQGSRSVTIPYSIFIRELKIRNVERVTITERSIRGTFHNPIPYEGKSYREFNTLIPFEDTKLIDELLKYNVEVFVKQRSGWSDILIGIIPWLVLIGIWALFLRQMQSGQNRALGFGKSRAKIVLENKPSTTFNDVAGVEEAKQELQEVIEFLKEPRKFTRLGGRIPKGVLLLGPPGTGKTLMARAVAGEAGVPFISISGSDFVEMFVGVGASRVRDLFDTAKRHSPCIVFIDEIDAVGRLRGAGLGGGHDEREQTLNQLLVEMDGFEVNEGIILMAATNRPDILDPALLRPGRFDRVIVLDRPDVRGRLGILKVHTRRTPLGPDVDLEVLARGTPGFSGADLANMVNEAALLAARRNKDKVTMQEFEDAKDKILMGVERKSLLISEDEKRLTAYHECGHVLVSKFLPGMDPIHKVTIIPRGMALGVTQALPLDERRTYSKTYCFNQLAFMLGGRVAEKLVLGDLSTGSGNDIEKATKLARKMVCEWGMSERLGPLTYGEKQEEIFLGREIGIHRDYSEATAREIDEEVKSIIKKAEAIAEEIIKNNIDKLKLLAEKLLEKEILSGDEIDEIIGLKKEK from the coding sequence ATGGCGAATAACAAGAAACAAAAGAGTAAAGCTTGGCAGACAGTCCTGATCTGGACACTGCTCTTTTTATTGGTCTGGTTTGGGATGCAGTATTTCTCAAACCAGGGTAGCCGCTCCGTCACCATTCCTTATTCTATCTTCATCCGCGAATTGAAGATAAGAAATGTAGAAAGGGTGACGATCACCGAACGGTCAATTCGGGGAACATTCCACAATCCGATACCATATGAAGGGAAAAGTTATCGGGAATTCAATACCTTGATTCCCTTTGAGGATACAAAACTCATCGATGAACTTTTAAAGTATAATGTAGAAGTTTTCGTCAAGCAGCGCTCGGGGTGGAGCGACATATTGATTGGAATAATACCTTGGTTGGTGCTCATAGGTATCTGGGCTTTATTTCTGCGCCAGATGCAATCCGGACAGAATAGGGCACTGGGATTTGGTAAAAGTCGGGCAAAGATTGTCTTGGAGAATAAACCTTCCACAACCTTCAATGATGTGGCTGGTGTTGAAGAGGCAAAGCAAGAATTACAGGAAGTGATTGAATTTTTAAAAGAACCGAGGAAATTCACCCGCCTCGGAGGTAGGATTCCTAAAGGGGTGTTACTTTTAGGCCCACCGGGCACAGGAAAAACGCTAATGGCAAGGGCGGTCGCCGGAGAGGCTGGTGTGCCTTTTATCTCTATCAGTGGCTCGGATTTTGTAGAAATGTTCGTCGGTGTTGGAGCATCCCGGGTACGGGATTTATTTGATACCGCCAAGAGGCATTCACCCTGTATTGTCTTCATTGATGAGATTGATGCGGTGGGCAGACTCCGTGGTGCGGGTCTTGGTGGTGGTCATGATGAAAGAGAACAGACTTTAAATCAACTTTTAGTTGAGATGGATGGATTTGAGGTGAATGAGGGTATTATTCTAATGGCTGCAACGAACCGTCCGGATATTCTTGATCCTGCACTCTTAAGACCCGGGAGATTTGATCGGGTGATTGTTCTTGACCGTCCGGATGTGCGTGGACGGCTGGGAATCTTGAAGGTCCATACAAGAAGAACACCCCTGGGACCGGATGTGGATTTAGAGGTTCTCGCCCGTGGTACCCCGGGATTTTCAGGGGCAGACCTCGCTAATATGGTCAATGAAGCCGCCCTCCTGGCAGCACGCCGTAATAAAGATAAAGTTACCATGCAGGAATTTGAAGATGCGAAGGACAAAATTCTGATGGGCGTGGAGCGAAAAAGTCTATTGATATCGGAAGATGAAAAAAGACTTACCGCTTACCACGAATGCGGTCATGTGCTGGTATCCAAGTTTTTACCGGGTATGGATCCGATCCATAAGGTTACGATTATTCCTCGTGGTATGGCTCTGGGTGTGACGCAGGCATTGCCGCTGGACGAACGGCGGACTTATTCAAAGACTTATTGTTTCAATCAGCTCGCCTTTATGTTGGGTGGAAGGGTTGCAGAAAAACTGGTTTTGGGTGATCTTTCTACGGGTTCGGGAAATGATATTGAAAAGGCGACAAAACTTGCCCGCAAAATGGTGTGTGAATGGGGGATGAGTGAGCGACTTGGACCCTTGACTTATGGTGAAAAGCAGGAGGAGATCTTTTTAGGTCGGGAAATCGGCATACATCGTGATTACTCTGAAGCGACTGCCCGGGAAATCGATGAAGAGGTAAAAAGTATCATAAAGAAAGCCGAGGCGATTGCGGAGGAGATCATCAAAAATAATATAGATAAATTGAAATTGCTGGCGGAGAAACTCTTGGAGAAGGAAATTTTAAGCGGCGATGAGATTGATGAGATAATCGGGTTGAAAAAGGAAAAATAG
- the hpt gene encoding hypoxanthine phosphoribosyltransferase — MNILIKEEDIKKRVKELGKEINNDYKGKTPILIGVLKGAFVFLADLLRELEIPVEIDFLGISSYTGTKSSGIVRITQDLSLNIEDRDVILVEDIVDSGRTLDYIINNLKIRKPRSIAVCTLLNKKDARVVDVLLTYVGFNIPRVFVVGYGLDYENKFRNLKYIGVYHGE, encoded by the coding sequence TTGAATATCTTAATTAAAGAAGAAGATATCAAAAAAAGGGTAAAGGAATTGGGTAAGGAGATAAATAACGACTATAAAGGAAAAACGCCCATTCTCATCGGTGTGCTCAAAGGGGCATTTGTGTTCCTTGCCGATTTGCTTCGGGAACTTGAGATACCAGTGGAGATTGATTTTTTAGGTATATCAAGTTATACCGGGACAAAATCAAGCGGGATTGTTCGTATCACCCAGGATTTATCTTTGAATATTGAGGACCGAGATGTGATTCTGGTAGAGGATATCGTGGATTCCGGGCGAACTCTGGATTATATTATCAATAACTTGAAGATAAGAAAGCCGAGAAGCATTGCGGTCTGCACGCTCTTGAATAAAAAAGATGCGCGGGTAGTTGATGTTCTCCTCACATATGTTGGTTTTAATATTCCCCGCGTCTTTGTTGTAGGCTATGGTCTGGATTATGAGAATAAATTCCGGAATTTAAAATATATCGGGGTTTACCATGGCGAATAA